The following is a genomic window from Thermoanaerobacter uzonensis DSM 18761.
TCTTTGTATTCCCCTTCTTCCACTGCCTTAAAAGCTTTGTATATAGCATTTACAATCTTTATCTTATCAAACTCAACTTCCCTTCCATCTCTTTTTATAACCTTCATAGCAATTTTCATGATTTTAAACCTCCATTCTTTTGTAAAAATAATTAACCCCCTTAACTTCTACGTCAAGTTAAGAGGTGTACAAAAGTACCTCACCTCCTCTATCAACCGTAGAGCAAGTGTAATACAAATACAGGCAGGTCTCCTGACTTAGGTTCATCACTCTTTACGCCTTCCCACCTTTCAAACATCGGGGACAGTTCCTTTTGTTTGAGCAGACAGTGGCATATTGTAAAGAGCTCACCATCACAGTGGCGGGACCGTGCAGGATTCTCACCTGCTTCCCTTTTAACCCAATTCCCCTTTGAAATTGGGCACCTGTATCTGTGTATATTCTATTTTGCACAAAATCTAGTATATTATTTATTAATACCATCAATATATAGTATACCACTGCTTTCTTGCATTGTCAATATAAAAAATAAAATAGGCAATTATTTTTGCCCATTTCAAACTGTAGACAAACTTTCGTAAAGGAGATATTTTGCAATCGATGCGACTTGTTACAAAGCGGCAACAAAACTTAGCAAGACCGAGGGTGGAGGCAGGGCCGAAGCCACGGATGGCGAAGGCGGGCACCTTAAGGCATGGATGCCGATTGTGCCCGGTACCCTGCCGGAGCTCGAAGGTCGAGCGTTAGTTTTGTCGCTTTTGAACATCGGAGCGACGATGCAAAATATCTCCTTCGAATATTTCTTAACTTTATCAACAAACTGAAATAGACAATTTTTTTGCCTATTTTAAATCATTTTTACAGTCCTTTTACAATTACTGCATATTCCATAAAAATTCAATTCTCCATAATATACTTCAAAGCCATATTTTTTATCTATCATTTTTATATACTTTACCAAATCTGGACTGTAATATTCGTCTATATTACCACAATATTTGCAAATTAAATGAGCGTGAATCTTTTTTTTGTTAAACATTTTAAGTTCATAGTATTTTTTGTTTCCTATTATATTTTCTGATAATATTCCCTTGCCTACCAAAATTCTTAAATTCCTATAAAGAGTTGCTACACCATAATGGGACCATTCTTTCCTAACTTCCTCAAGGAGTGTATCAAAATCAAAATGAATATTAGGGCTCTTCAAAAATACCTCTATCAAAATTTGGCGTTTCTCAGTTATCTTTAAGCCATTTGCTTTCAATGTTTTTATTATTAATGACATCAAATCGTTTTTGTTTTTATCCATCATAGACCACCATATTTTTAACATATGTTCAATTCAAATATACACCTTTTATTGACATATGTCAATAAAAAAAGAGGCTTCATACAAAAAGCCTGATGCCTCTTTCCACTAAATTACACATTAACAGCTTCTAATCCTTTTACAGGACAATGAGCGTATTTTCTGTCCTTTGCCACCAGTGTTGTAACTAGTCCTTTAGAATATTTATTAAAAAGTATATCATGGCCTACGCAAAGACCTATTACTACATTGAGTTCTGTGTTTTCTTGGTTCATTATCTCTGCCTGTGTTATAGGATTGCAAGTAGCAACAAATCCCTCTTTATCTTTTTGAATGTCTATATCTTCTATATCAATAGAACCGACTTTACAACAAACAGGAACAATTTTTAAATCATACTGTTCTAATAATTTTACAAATTGTTTCGCCTCTTTACTCGTAGAATAACAAAATGCAACGCCAATATTTTTAAATCCCATCTGCTTAATAAACTCTATTATTTCTTCAGCTCTACTTCTCAACTCTCCATTTTTCTTTTTAGGAAGAGTATTGGCAAAGTTCATTATTTTATGAACCATTTCATCTTGTTTATATATTGCTACTGATTGTTCTACTATATCCCTTCTTTCAACGGTAGGACAATTTTTGGGAAAATTAGTCTCTCCTTTAGCACAAGGCTTTTTTGGACATACTCCACAAGTATATATTGATTTCATTTAATTCACCTCTTGTATACTGTATACAATATTCGCTAAAAAAATTATAGCATATCCCTCTCCCCTGTGCAAGGGGGTTATTCTTCAAAGCAATCTCTACAGACCTTTTTCCCTTCCTTAAATCTTATCTCATTCTCCACAACATATTGCTACATATTTCACATTATATTAAAGTGTATATTACAATGTATCCTCTGGACCTTCTATGCTGTCAAGTTCATAAACATAAGGCTTTATATCTAGTATAGGACTTCCATCTAAGGCATCCACACCTTTTACATAAAGTTTATTACCTTCCACCTTTACAAGGTCTGCCACACAAAAGGCTATAGGATTGGGTCTATTAGGCGAACGCGTAGCAAAAACTCCCTTTATCTCCGGTCCCCACGGAGTAGCTGTTTTTATCACGTCTCTTCTCCCTAAATGGCACCAGTAAAGAACTATTATGTGCTTCTTCTCTTCTATATTTTGAATTCCTTCCTGAAACTCAGGATATATTTCCAGTATAGCTTCCTCATTCATAACCCTTCCTTGATGAGGAGCTTCCCCTTTTCTTTTATAAGGACTGTGTATCACACCTATAGATATCAATTCCACGTCAATTACCCCTTCCTTTCTGTTAAAGTAGAATAAAAATTCAGACGGGAGGGACAGTTCCTCCTGTCTGAAAACTCAGACGGAAGGAACCGTCCCCCTTGTCTTAAGCTGTTAAAGTGGAATGACAACGGGTACTCCTCGGCAGGTTTCTACTGCAACAGGAATCCCATATACAGCCTCTATGTTTTCTTCAGTCATAACTTCCATTCCACCATAGGTAAAAATGGTATTGTCTTTTAAAAGCAAAAATTTATCTGAAAATCTCAAAGCCAAATTCAAATCGTGAATTATTACAATTGCGGCGATATTCTGCTCTTTTACAGTATCTTTTATAATTTTTAAAACCTCAATCTGGTTTTTTAAATCCAAATTATTCGTAGGCTCATCTAATAGCATAACAACTGGTTGCTGCGCCAAAGCCCGCGCTATAACCACTTTTTGCAATTCTCCACCGCTTAACTCATTTAAGTATCTCAAAGCAAGTTTTTCTAAATCAAACTTTTTTAAAACCTCATTTACAATTTTTATGTCCTTTTCAGTAATGTCCCACTTTATATAGGGCTTTCTCCCCAAAAGCACAGCATCAAATACTGTAAACCGAGCATTTTCATTTTTTTGAGAGACATATCCAATTTTCTTTGCGATTTCCACTCTGCTGAGTTTTGAAACCTCGTATTTTTCAATATATATGGTGCCTTTGTGGGGCTTCAAAATCCTGTTTATACACTTTAAAAGAGTAGACTTCCCAGCTCCATTATTCCCCAAAATAGACAAAACTTCTCCTCTTCCAAGATGAAATTTTACATTTCTTAACACAGGAACGCTGGTGTAACTAAATTCTATACCATCTATGTTTAAAATCACCTTCTATACCCCCTAGAAAGTACATACAGGAAAACCGGGGCACCTAAAAAGGAAGTGATAGCTCCAACGGGCAGAACTATCGGAGATATTATTGTCCTGCCCAGAGTATCTGAAGCAAGAAGTATCAGTGCACCTATTGCAGAAGACGCAGGAATTAAAAACCTGTGGTCTCCTCCAATTAATCTTCTCATTATGTGAGGTCCAACAAGTCCAATAAAGCCTATTATGCCTACAAAAGATGTAATCACTGCAGCAACAAGAGAAGACATAAACATGCCATAAAGCCTTATCTTCTCAACTTCTACGCCTAACCCCTTTGCCGTCTCCTCTCCGCTGTCTAAAGCATTGTAATTCCATCGGTTTAACATAAAATATACAAGTGAAATCCCTACCACAACAGACATTATAGTTAAATCTCTCCAGGAAGCCCTTCCCAAATCGCCAAAAGTCCAGAAAACTATTGAAGCAACTTTTACATCATCTGCAAAGTACTGCAAAATCATTGTAATAGCAGAAAATAAGGACCCAAGTGCAACGCCAGCGAGGACCATCGCTTCAGGTGTAACTCTAAAATTTTTCGCCAGAATAAGCACAACTAGAGTGGAACCCATAGACCCCAAAAAAGCAAAGATGACCACAAGATAGGGGTTGTTTATTATTACAGAATCAGGATTTGTAGTGCTTCCTGCCCCAAATAAGATAATGGCAACTGCCGCTCCAAAAGCTGCACCCTGTGATATGCCTAAAGTAAAAGGTGACGCCAAGGGATTTCTTAATATGCTTTGCGTAACACACCCAGCTACAGAAAGACCTATTCCAGCCACCATCGCCGACAAAACCCTTGGCATCCTTATATTCCACACAATTATCCTGAATCTTTCTTCCCCTTGTCCTACCAAAGTTTTTACCACATCCTTCACACTAAGTCCTGCAGAGCCAGCATTTATGGCATATAAAGCAAGGAGAAAAATTACTAATATGGTAAGAAGTATTATCCATATTTTTCTTCTTATATAACGATTGTAACTTTCAGGTACCGCCTCTAATATCAACTTCAAGACTTCATCCCCTCATCTTTATAATTCCCCCACACAACGTGGGGGAATTTATCTTTGATTATACCCTAAAATTTAATTTTTTCAAAACCGCCATATACTTCTTTCATCTTATCATATAGAATTTTCCCTTTATCTCCAAAAAACTTGCTATATATTTCTGTAGCTTTATTCACAGGATCTATATCGCTAAATTTCTCCGGGTATAATACCTTACCAACCCAATAAGCATCAACCAAAGCAGTATCTATGTTTGTATTGTATTGATTGTAAGGAAGAATTCCATATATGTTGTCGCTTTTAAAAGCCTTTAAGCTTTTATAAAAATCGGGATTTTTCTGATAATCTTGCTTGACCAAATCAAGATTTCCCTCATCAATGAAGATTATATCTGGATTCCAAGCCAATAACTTCTCTTTTTCTATCATTACACTACCTTTTTGCCCTAAAGTATCAGCTACATTTTTAGCATTAACCGCCATAAAAGGGGGATAATTTCCTTGGGTGCTTTCTACACCGTGACCGCCTTTAAATCCTAACGCCCCTACATAAACTGTTGGTTTTTTATCATCAGGAATATCTTTAGTTCTGTCCTGCAAATCCTTTTGTACTCCCTTTATATAATCAACCAGCTCTCTTGCTCTATCCTCTTTCCCTAAAACTTTGCCTATGATCTCTAGGGATGTATATACATCTTCTTCAAAAGTTCCTAATTTGCCATAACTTAAAACAATCACCGGAATGCCTGTTTTTGCTTGTAAGTCATCGGCTTTTGATTTATCCAGCAAAGAAATGACAAAAATTACATCGGGACTTACCTGTACCAACTTTTCCGCATCCGGTGTAGAATCAGGACCTCCCTGCCCAATGGTGGGAAGCTTCGCAAACTCTTCCTGGAAAAGCATATTGTAGGTTCTACCGTTAGCCAATTTTTTGTCTATGTTTTCAACCCCTGCAATTCTGTCAATACCATCAACATAAGTCACAAGCCTTAAAGCTCCAGGACCAATAGCAACTACTTTATGTACAGGAGTCTTTATCTCTACCTGTCTTCCGATTAAATCTGTAACTGTAATTGTTTGAACTGTTTCATTGGAAATTTGGGAAGTTTGAAATTGATTTTGTGAAGCTTTACTACAAGCTGTCAAAGAAATGATAATCACTAACAAAATAGTAACTATCCACTTAAATTTTTTTAATTGTTTTGGCATTAATTATCCCTCCATTAATAAATTTTTATTATTATCAGCCCATGTATAAAGTATACAAGTACATAATGTGGTGTTTGTTGACAAAAGCAAAAATTTTTAAATACCCTATTTTCAAAATTTTGTCTACAGCCTGCAAGTAGCACAACGTGGTGTTACTTTTTTAAAAATTATAACACGAAAAAAGAAAGAAAACAATAGTGATAAAAAAACAGGCCAAATTTGGCCTGTTTTTTCATTCTTAAAATTCTCATATTTTTGACATAGCATCTAAAGCCGCTGAATTTATTGGGTATGACACAGGAGAAGATGTGAGTAATGGATGTGTCGCCACTTGGAAGGTATTTAATTCTGACGCTGTTGTTCCTTTTTGTATCGCAAGACTTAAAATATTTATCATTTCACCAACATTTTCTCCACCTGCTATTTGAGCTCCTAATATAACTCCAGAATATCTAGAAAAAATCAATTTTATCTTCACACTTTTCGTATTAGGCAAAGTTCCAGGATGCTTGTCCATTGTGCTAAATTCTCCGATTACTATATCAAACCCTTCAGCTTTAGCTTGCGTTTCTGTAAGACCTGCAGCAGCAAAAACAGTATTGTATATCTTTGTAGAAAAAGCACTTATTGTGCCTTTATTTTCCCTAACCAATCTTAGTTGAAATACATTTACACCTGCAATTTTTGCTTCATTAGCAGCAATAGAGGCAAGAAGTATAGGTACATTCTTTCTTGTGAAAAAGCATTTCTTTTCTGCACAGTCACCAACAGCAAATATGTCTGGATCATTAGTTCTCATGTATTCATCAACTGTTATTGCTCCTTTTTCATTAAGTTTTATACCTGCAGCTTCAGCTAACTTAGTATTTGGTTTTACGCCCATAGCTAATATGACAACATCAGCTTTTATTTTTTCACCTGTATGCAGTTCTACTTCTTTTACTTTTGTATCCCCTATAAGTTTTGTAACTTTTGTATTTGTTTTTATTGTTATACCATGTTCTTTTAATGTAGCTTCTGCCATATCACTGTATTCAGGGTCAAAGGCTTGCCACAAAAGCTTGTCAGCAACCTCAATTATTGTTACATTTTTGCCAAGAAGTTGCACCTGCTCTGCCATTTCAACACCAATAAATCCGCCTCCAATTACTACAACGTCCTGAGCCTCGTTAATCTTTTGCTGAACAAATTTTAAGTATTCTTCGTCTTTTTTTATTGTAAATACATTTTCTAAGTCATGCCCTGGTATAAAAGTAGGAACTATTGGCAAAGAGCCTGTCGCTAAAATTAGTTTTTTGTAGGAAATTTCTCCACTCTTTTTAGCATTAACTTTTTTGTTTTCCCTATCAATTGAAAGAACTTCATCTATTATTACATCAATACCAGCATTGGTAAGCATTGCATCTGGTATAACATTTTTAGACGTGTCTTTTAATGTTCCAAAAATGTATGGAATACCGCAAGGAACCATTACCCGCTCTCCCATTCTTACAACAGTAACTTTCTTATCTTTGTAAGTTTTTTTAGCAGATAAAGCTGCTAAAATTCCACCCGCACTTCCTCCAATGACCAAAACATCAGTTTCCATCACTTCTATTACCTCCTATATTTTGCATTTTGCTAGATACTACCCCCTACCCTGTAGGGTACCTCTACGTAAATTATAGGATTATAATAAACTTATGTCAATAAAATATCAAAAATTTGTTAAGAAAATAGTTTAACAATTTTATTGATTTTTTATTAACAATTGTTTTATACTAATTAGGGAAAGAGAGAGTGATATTCATGATAAAAGAAAAAGATATTGAGGAATTAATTGAAAAATTAGAAGCACATCACAACATTGATAAAGAAGAACTTGTGACACTTTTAGCTTTAGAAGATCCTTCCAAGATTTATCAAGCTGCGGATAGAGTTAGAAAAAAATATGTAGGAGATGAAGTACATTTAAGAGGTCTTATAGAATTCAGTAACTACTGCAGCAATACTTGTTTTTATTGTGGCCTTCGAGGTCCTAACAGGACAATTAAACGATACAGAATGGAACCCGAGGAAATCTTACAATGTGTAAAATATGGAGCGTCAGTTGGACTAAAAACAATAGTCCTTCAAAGCGGCGAGGATAAATATTTTAAAATAATTACTTTATGTAAAATAATAGAAGAAATTAAAAAATTAGATATTGCAGTAACTTTAAGTATTGGGGAACTTCCCACTAAAGACTACGCTGAATTAAAAAAAGCAGGAGCCGATAGATATCTACTCCGCATTGAAACTACAGACAAAGAGCTTTATCAAAAATTACATCCCGGCATGAGTTATGAAAATCGCGTAAGGTGCCTTATGGATTTAAGAGAATTAGGTTATGAAGTCGGAACAGGAAGCCTTGTAGGCCTCCCGGGACAAACTTTAGAAATGCTGGCGCAAGACCTCATATTCTTTAAAAAAATAGATGCAGATATGCTAGGAATAGGTCCTTTTATACCTTGTGAAAACACACCTTTAGAAGGGGAAAAAGGCGGTAATGTGGAAATTGTATTAAAAATGTTGGCTTTATCAAGACTAATATTGCCTGACATTAACATACCTGCTACTACTGCTTTGGCTGTTAAAGACAAAGCAGGTTATATTAAAGGACTAAAATGTGGAGCTAATGTAATAATGCCAAATATAGGTATAGATGAGTATAAAAAATTATATAAACTTTATCCTGGAAAAGTGCCCGACAATCCATCTGAAGCTGTAAATAACATTGAAAATATCAAAAAGCTTATTTTATCGCAAAATAGGACAATTGGAAAAGATAAAGGCTATCGCAAAAAAATATTAAATTGATATGCGATAGCCTTTTTTCTATGAAATTGCTCCTACAGGGCAAATATCAATACATCTGCCACAGTCTCTGCACTTGTTAGAGTCTATATAGGCAACTCCATCTTTTAACTCTATAGCATTAAAAGGACATATTCTTACACAATTGCCGCATCCAATGCAAGCCGATTCATCCACTTTAGGCTTATGTGGTTTTGTGTATTTGACATTGCTATCTTTCTTTTCTTCTGTTACAGGTCTATTAGCAGTAGGAGAATTACGATAAGTTCCACCATAGCCTGCAACTTTTCTTATCATTGGACCACCGCATACAGGACACCTTAGAGTATAACAAGGTACACCTCTTTGATGAGGCACTTCATGGCCACAGTTTTCACACACACAACTACCATCAGGTCCGAAACCTGCTCCTCTTCCAAAACCACCTCCGCCGCCAAATCCTCCGCCTCTACCTCCAAATTCTCTTCCAAAACCAGGCATAACAATCGTTCCTTTCTTTACAAAAACTTTTTAGAATAAAGTTCTATAGCTTCCTCAACAGTGTCTACATCTTTCGCTACTATAGGAGTTTTATTCCATTCTTCTTTTATTCTCCTTTGGCTCTCCTTACCCATTGCCTTGCCAATAAAAACTTGACAGTCATTTAAAACTTCCATTATCTCATCTGTCTCAGCATGTTTATGTTTATCTCCCCCGTAGGGATTTTCCCTTTCTTCAACTTTTTTGTAGCTATTATTTTCATCTACTTCAAAGATTATAAAATACTTGCTCATGCCAAAATGCTTATCTGATAAATGTATCTTGTCGTTAGAGCCTATTGCTACTTTTATCACAAAAAGTCCTCCTCTTCTGTTAAACAATAATTGATGAACTGGTAGTCAAATAAGATAGTTTGTCTTTTAAAACAGATTTTAGGATTCCATATTCGTCTATTCCCGTGCAATGACCTGTATATATTTTCTTTATTCCATAGCTATCTATTTTTTTGGCTATTTCTATGATTTCTTCTTCTGGCATACCTCTTAAATGAAAACCTCCAATTAATGACTTGAGAGAACTTCCTTCAAAACGTCTTTTTGCCGTTCCCAAAATATTTAATATACCTGCATGGGAACATCCTGTAATTACATTAATTCCATCTTCTTCTTTTACTACCACAAAAACCTCATCTAAAAAATCATCCTTTATTTTTTCTCCTTTTTCTTCAATTAAAAAATTCTTAGTAGTGAATTCATTGTCATAAACTATGTCAGTGCTTGTAATCACAAAAAAATCTTCTTCTATCTCTGTATCCTCATCTATTAACAGGAAATTGTCTTTATACTTATTATAGACCGTCAAACTAAACCCTATCTCATCTATATTTCCATTTTTCCTCAATACATATTTTTTATCTAAAATCCTCTTATGAGCATATATTTTTACATAGGGATTCTTTTCAAGCAAACCTTTGAGCCCACCAATATGGTCATAATGCCCATGAGTGAGAACCACTTTTTGTATTCTTCCCACATCTATACCCATTAAACCGCAATTTTTTATAAAGTTTTCACTCTGGCCGGTATCTACCAAAACTTCTTTATCATCTTTTTTTACTAAAATTGATAATCCATGTTCTGCTACAAAATTTTTATTAAAAACCACATTTTCTATAAGCACTTGTATTTCCAATTATTCTCTCCTCCCTTCTTTAATGGTGATGTTCGTGTTTTTCACAAGGGCTGTTAGAAGATATCAAAGTACCATTGATGTACTTCTCTGCCACTTCTGTAGCATTTCCTTCAGCGCCAGTTATTACATCTATTCCATAACTATTAAAAAGCTCAATAGCACTGGTCCCCATTCCTCCAGAAATTATACAATCAACTCCTTTGTCTTTTAAAAACTCCGGAAGAAATCCTGGCCTATGACCGGGATTAGGTAAAAAAGTAGAGTCTTTTATTTTACCATTCTCCACATCAAAAATCCAAAAACCTTCACAATGTCCAAAATGCATTGAAACTTCTTCGCCTTCTGAAGCAACAGCAATTTTCATTTACCTTCCACCCCTTCATCTAAAATTTCTTTAATCCTAAGCCACATTTTATAAATTTGCTGGTAAGCAGTGCTGTCAGGATAACTACTTAAGCTTTGTAAATTTTTTAAAGCTTTTACAACCGTTTCATCAAAATCTATTTTCCCAACAACCACAAAGTTGTTTTCCTCACAATATTTTTCTATTTGTTGTGATACTTCTTTATTTAAATCCCATTTATTGACACACACCACAGAAGGAACTTTAAAGCTTTCTATCGCTGACAATACTCTCTTCATGTCAGCAAAACCAGAAAGTGTAGGTTCTGTAACAATTAATACCAAATCAACACCCGTAGCAGAAGCAAGGACAGGACATCCTATTCCTGGAGTGCCATCAATTATCAAATACTCATCGTTATCGTCACTTACTTCCTTCGCCTTCTTTCTCACCTCTGTCACCAATTTCCCTGAACCATCTGCTCCAGGAAAAAGCTCTGCATATACTACTTTTTCTCCCGACTTTGTCTTGGCATATACTACATGGCCTGTTTTTTCCTCTACCAATTTAATCGCTTCAACAGGGCATTTATACATGCAAAGGCCACAACCTTCACAATAATAAGGATTTACTTCAAAATTAGAAATCGCATTAAAGCGGCAAAGCTCTTCACACATCCCACATTCTATGCACTTGTTTTTGTCAATCACAGCCGTCTCTTTACCGTAAAAGTCTTGCTTTTCTATTATTTCTCCTTGCAAAACTATATTTAGGTTAGGAGCTTCTACGTCACAATCCGCCATAATCTTATTTTTAACAATGGTGCTCAAAGTAGTGGCAACTGTTGTCTTCCCTGTACCACCTTTCCCGCTTAAAATTGCTAACTGCTTCATTTTTTTATCAACTCCAATGCATCAGTCGTCAATTTCTCAAATATTCCTTTTACCTCTTCATTAACCTCAATCAACAATTTACCTTTTGAATAGGCCTCTGCAAACTCTTTTTTAAAAGGAATCTTCGCTAAAACTTTTATGCCTTCTTTTTCGCAGTATTCCTCGATAATATTGTCCCCTTCCCCAGCTTTATTAATGACGGCGGCCATAGGAATGCCCATCTGTTTTACAAGCTGTACCGCTAAATCAAAGTCGTGCAGACCATAAGGGGTAGGTTCTGTAACCATAATGCACAAATCACTTCCTTCAATAGAATGTATAACTGGACAGGAAGTCCCTGGCGGGCTATCCACTATTACAGGTTTATCTACATTCTCAATCAATTTATTAATCTCTTTTAAAATAGGCACTCCAGTCGCTTCTCCATAATTTAATTTTCCGTCTATAAAATCTACGCTTTGGGCTTTGCCCTTCCTTATCGTTCCAATAGGTTTGTATTTTTCTACTATGGCATCATAAGGACACATCTCAAAACAAGCTCCGCAGGAATGGCATAAGTGGTCAAACACGAGAATTTTTTTGATTAATTTTGTCAAAGCTCCAAATCTACACGCTTTTACACACTCACCACATAATGTGCATTTGTCGTAGTTTATTTCAGGTATTATGACTTCAACCGTTTTTTCATCTTCTATTTGAGGATTTAAAAATAAATAGCCGTTAGGCTCTTCTACATCGCAATCAACATACAGGCTATTATTAAAAGTTTTGGCAAGGTTAACAGAAACAGTTGTTTTTCCTGTTCCACCTTTACCACTCAATACAGAAATCTTGACTCTTCTCATCTTCAATGCTCCTTTTAATGATGGTGATGTCCTTGATTTGTCGCTTCTGTTATCTTTTCAAGGCTTCCATTTTTAAAAAGCTCTATGTTTGTTTTTACATCTCCTTCTATTGCTTTATATACTGGAATTTCTGCTGCTTTAAATACTTCCATAGCGTTTGGTCCTACACTGCTTGAGATGAGAACTTGTACACCTTCATCTATAAGAGTCTGTGCCGCTTTAGTGCCCGCACCACTGCTTTGGGCTACCGCAGCGTTGTCAATAACTTTATAATCCATTGTCTCACTATCAACTATAATAAAATATTGAGCTCGTCCAAATCTTGAATCCACCTTAGCTTCAAGAGTTTTTCCTTCTGAGGAAATAGCTATTTTCATATTGCATCCTCCATTTCATTATTGACATATGTTACTTACATTTATTAATATATTATTATTTTTGTCATATGTCAATAAATTTATTAAACAAAAAGCACA
Proteins encoded in this region:
- a CDS encoding Fur family transcriptional regulator yields the protein MDKNKNDLMSLIIKTLKANGLKITEKRQILIEVFLKSPNIHFDFDTLLEEVRKEWSHYGVATLYRNLRILVGKGILSENIIGNKKYYELKMFNKKKIHAHLICKYCGNIDEYYSPDLVKYIKMIDKKYGFEVYYGELNFYGICSNCKRTVKMI
- a CDS encoding DUF1847 domain-containing protein; protein product: MKSIYTCGVCPKKPCAKGETNFPKNCPTVERRDIVEQSVAIYKQDEMVHKIMNFANTLPKKKNGELRSRAEEIIEFIKQMGFKNIGVAFCYSTSKEAKQFVKLLEQYDLKIVPVCCKVGSIDIEDIDIQKDKEGFVATCNPITQAEIMNQENTELNVVIGLCVGHDILFNKYSKGLVTTLVAKDRKYAHCPVKGLEAVNV
- the tsaA gene encoding tRNA (N6-threonylcarbamoyladenosine(37)-N6)-methyltransferase TrmO, whose translation is MELISIGVIHSPYKRKGEAPHQGRVMNEEAILEIYPEFQEGIQNIEEKKHIIVLYWCHLGRRDVIKTATPWGPEIKGVFATRSPNRPNPIAFCVADLVKVEGNKLYVKGVDALDGSPILDIKPYVYELDSIEGPEDTL
- a CDS encoding ABC transporter ATP-binding protein, with amino-acid sequence MILNIDGIEFSYTSVPVLRNVKFHLGRGEVLSILGNNGAGKSTLLKCINRILKPHKGTIYIEKYEVSKLSRVEIAKKIGYVSQKNENARFTVFDAVLLGRKPYIKWDITEKDIKIVNEVLKKFDLEKLALRYLNELSGGELQKVVIARALAQQPVVMLLDEPTNNLDLKNQIEVLKIIKDTVKEQNIAAIVIIHDLNLALRFSDKFLLLKDNTIFTYGGMEVMTEENIEAVYGIPVAVETCRGVPVVIPL
- a CDS encoding FecCD family ABC transporter permease, with product MKLILEAVPESYNRYIRRKIWIILLTILVIFLLALYAINAGSAGLSVKDVVKTLVGQGEERFRIIVWNIRMPRVLSAMVAGIGLSVAGCVTQSILRNPLASPFTLGISQGAAFGAAVAIILFGAGSTTNPDSVIINNPYLVVIFAFLGSMGSTLVVLILAKNFRVTPEAMVLAGVALGSLFSAITMILQYFADDVKVASIVFWTFGDLGRASWRDLTIMSVVVGISLVYFMLNRWNYNALDSGEETAKGLGVEVEKIRLYGMFMSSLVAAVITSFVGIIGFIGLVGPHIMRRLIGGDHRFLIPASSAIGALILLASDTLGRTIISPIVLPVGAITSFLGAPVFLYVLSRGYRR
- a CDS encoding iron ABC transporter substrate-binding protein yields the protein MPKQLKKFKWIVTILLVIIISLTACSKASQNQFQTSQISNETVQTITVTDLIGRQVEIKTPVHKVVAIGPGALRLVTYVDGIDRIAGVENIDKKLANGRTYNMLFQEEFAKLPTIGQGGPDSTPDAEKLVQVSPDVIFVISLLDKSKADDLQAKTGIPVIVLSYGKLGTFEEDVYTSLEIIGKVLGKEDRARELVDYIKGVQKDLQDRTKDIPDDKKPTVYVGALGFKGGHGVESTQGNYPPFMAVNAKNVADTLGQKGSVMIEKEKLLAWNPDIIFIDEGNLDLVKQDYQKNPDFYKSLKAFKSDNIYGILPYNQYNTNIDTALVDAYWVGKVLYPEKFSDIDPVNKATEIYSKFFGDKGKILYDKMKEVYGGFEKIKF
- a CDS encoding FAD-dependent oxidoreductase, with the protein product METDVLVIGGSAGGILAALSAKKTYKDKKVTVVRMGERVMVPCGIPYIFGTLKDTSKNVIPDAMLTNAGIDVIIDEVLSIDRENKKVNAKKSGEISYKKLILATGSLPIVPTFIPGHDLENVFTIKKDEEYLKFVQQKINEAQDVVVIGGGFIGVEMAEQVQLLGKNVTIIEVADKLLWQAFDPEYSDMAEATLKEHGITIKTNTKVTKLIGDTKVKEVELHTGEKIKADVVILAMGVKPNTKLAEAAGIKLNEKGAITVDEYMRTNDPDIFAVGDCAEKKCFFTRKNVPILLASIAANEAKIAGVNVFQLRLVRENKGTISAFSTKIYNTVFAAAGLTETQAKAEGFDIVIGEFSTMDKHPGTLPNTKSVKIKLIFSRYSGVILGAQIAGGENVGEMINILSLAIQKGTTASELNTFQVATHPLLTSSPVSYPINSAALDAMSKI
- the hydE gene encoding [FeFe] hydrogenase H-cluster radical SAM maturase HydE; its protein translation is MIKEKDIEELIEKLEAHHNIDKEELVTLLALEDPSKIYQAADRVRKKYVGDEVHLRGLIEFSNYCSNTCFYCGLRGPNRTIKRYRMEPEEILQCVKYGASVGLKTIVLQSGEDKYFKIITLCKIIEEIKKLDIAVTLSIGELPTKDYAELKKAGADRYLLRIETTDKELYQKLHPGMSYENRVRCLMDLRELGYEVGTGSLVGLPGQTLEMLAQDLIFFKKIDADMLGIGPFIPCENTPLEGEKGGNVEIVLKMLALSRLILPDINIPATTALAVKDKAGYIKGLKCGANVIMPNIGIDEYKKLYKLYPGKVPDNPSEAVNNIENIKKLILSQNRTIGKDKGYRKKILN
- a CDS encoding 4Fe-4S binding protein — its product is MPGFGREFGGRGGGFGGGGGFGRGAGFGPDGSCVCENCGHEVPHQRGVPCYTLRCPVCGGPMIRKVAGYGGTYRNSPTANRPVTEEKKDSNVKYTKPHKPKVDESACIGCGNCVRICPFNAIELKDGVAYIDSNKCRDCGRCIDICPVGAIS